One genomic window of Anguilla anguilla isolate fAngAng1 chromosome 13, fAngAng1.pri, whole genome shotgun sequence includes the following:
- the LOC118211387 gene encoding transcription factor-like 5 protein isoform X1: MSVTCKIEPGSSPPGLYTAVPVEVTVSHECTVSSAPCSDQGMVLNSVSELNLVEMTDVEYTHLQHIIYSQIEAQSAEQEGSGDARLNSGYPVSSPAAIQTVFPSADPHSEVEYATKTPSPAVGQSNAPSSESQYLLSSDQQSDFQEIKMILMGEPVHLPERTPTTCGEVPGPVLAKVRNVMETSEHRVASETRLNPAARVRLEKRFNCSPCEVSRQQDSLHDQPTALSSVFSKLHHPTELFGVAVQPQASKCLKLGRPKPAVPRQVEFPYPVYGRNVCNSMVGLPQAQVGIGSISHILESAKHQDLIMPRNFSFSYQQDAGLEKTALCDENKQAIESEVWIKMEGREELRKPMPPARRGRGRRRQTCPQRHALNDIQNAVVGIGHKASLKPEEAGENSQRRERHNIMERDRRRRIRICCDELNMLVPFCNRDTDKATTLQWTTAFLKYIKEIHGDSLKMEFQNTFCGKTGKRIKLATVGDQFSGLKETVNPACIAPADH, translated from the exons ATGTCAGTGACCTGTAAAATTGAGCCTGGGTCGTCCCCACCAGGGTTGTACACTGCAGTCCCGGTCGAAGTAACCGTGAGCCACGAGTGCACTGTGTCAAGTGCCCCGTGCTCAGATCAGGGGATGGTTCTCAACTCTGTTTCGGAACTGAATTTGGTGGAGATGACAGACGTGGAGTACACACATCTCCAGCATATCATCTATTCGCAAATTGAGGCACAGTCAGCGGAGCAGGAAGGGTCGGGAGACGCCAGATTAAATTCAGGCTACCCCGTAAGCAGTCCGGCGGCCATTCAAACAGTGTTTCCAAGTGCTGATCCGCACAGTGAAGTCGAGTACGCGACCAAAACTCCCAGTCCCGCCGTGGGTCAGTCGAATGCCCCATCATCGGAATCACAGTACCTATTGAGTTCAGACCAGCAAAGTGATTTCCAGGAGATTAAAATGATTCTGATGGGCGAGCCTGTCCACTTGCCGGAGCGGACACCGACTACATGTGGAGAAGTCCCCGGACCTGTATTGGCAAAAGTCAGAAACGTGATGGAGACCAGCGAGCACAGAGTGGCTTCTGAGACGAGACTTAATCCTGCCGCCCGAGTGCGTTTGGAGAAGCGGTTTAACTGCAGCCCGTGCGAAGTCTCCCGACAACAGGACTCCCTTCATGACCAACCTACAGCTCTGAGCAG CGTTTTCTCAAAACTCCATCATCCCACGGAGTTATTCGGCGTTGCTGTGCAGCCACAGGCAAGCAAATGTCTGAAGCTTGGCCGGCCTAAACCTGCAGTGCCGCGGCAGGTGGAGTTTCCTTATCCGGTATACGGAAGGAACGTGTGCAACTCAATGGTCGGTTTGCCTCAAGCGCAGGTG GGTATTGGATCCATCTCCCATATTCTGGAATCTGCAAAGCACCAGGATCTGATCATGCCCCGAAACTTCAGCTTCAGTTACCAGCAGGATGCAGGGTTGGAAAAGACAGCGCTGTGCGATGAGAACAAGCAGGCTATTGAATCCGAAGTTTGGATTAAGATGGAGGGAA GAGAGGAGCTGAGGAAACCTATGCCCCCTGCCAGAcgtgggcggggcaggaggaggcAGACATGCCCTCAGCGCCACGCCCTCAATGACATCCAGAACGCAGTGGTGGGCATCGGCCACAAGGCCAGCTTGAAGCCCGAGGAGGCTGGTGAGAATTCAcaaaggagggagagacacaaCATTATGGAGCGAGATCGCAG GCGGAGGATTCGTATCTGCTGTGATGAGCTGAACATGCTGGTGCCGTTTTGCAACCGAGACACGGACAAGGCCACCACCCTGCAGTGGACCACCGCCTTTCTCAAATACATCAAGGAGATCCATGGGGACAGTCTCAAAATG GAGTTTCAGAACACTTTCTGTGGTAAGACAGGGAAGCGCATCAAGCTTGCCACAGTGGGCGACCAGTTTTCTGGGCTGAAAGAGACTGTgaacccagcatgcattgcaccTGCTGACCATTAA
- the LOC118211387 gene encoding transcription factor-like 5 protein isoform X2 — MSVTCKIEPGSSPPGLYTAVPVEVTVSHECTVSSAPCSDQGMVLNSVSELNLVEMTDVEYTHLQHIIYSQIEAQSAEQEGSGDARLNSGYPVSSPAAIQTVFPSADPHSEVEYATKTPSPAVGQSNAPSSESQYLLSSDQQSDFQEIKMILMGEPVHLPERTPTTCGEVPGPVLAKVRNVMETSEHRVASETRLNPAARVRLEKRFNCSPCEVSRQQDSLHDQPTALSSVFSKLHHPTELFGVAVQPQASKCLKLGRPKPAVPRQVEFPYPVYGRNVCNSMVGLPQAQVGIGSISHILESAKHQDLIMPRNFSFSYQQDAGLEKTALCDENKQAIESEVWIKMEGREELRKPMPPARRGRGRRRQTCPQRHALNDIQNAVVGIGHKASLKPEEAGENSQRRERHNIMERDRRRRIRICCDELNMLVPFCNRDTDKATTLQWTTAFLKYIKEIHGDSLKMLW, encoded by the exons ATGTCAGTGACCTGTAAAATTGAGCCTGGGTCGTCCCCACCAGGGTTGTACACTGCAGTCCCGGTCGAAGTAACCGTGAGCCACGAGTGCACTGTGTCAAGTGCCCCGTGCTCAGATCAGGGGATGGTTCTCAACTCTGTTTCGGAACTGAATTTGGTGGAGATGACAGACGTGGAGTACACACATCTCCAGCATATCATCTATTCGCAAATTGAGGCACAGTCAGCGGAGCAGGAAGGGTCGGGAGACGCCAGATTAAATTCAGGCTACCCCGTAAGCAGTCCGGCGGCCATTCAAACAGTGTTTCCAAGTGCTGATCCGCACAGTGAAGTCGAGTACGCGACCAAAACTCCCAGTCCCGCCGTGGGTCAGTCGAATGCCCCATCATCGGAATCACAGTACCTATTGAGTTCAGACCAGCAAAGTGATTTCCAGGAGATTAAAATGATTCTGATGGGCGAGCCTGTCCACTTGCCGGAGCGGACACCGACTACATGTGGAGAAGTCCCCGGACCTGTATTGGCAAAAGTCAGAAACGTGATGGAGACCAGCGAGCACAGAGTGGCTTCTGAGACGAGACTTAATCCTGCCGCCCGAGTGCGTTTGGAGAAGCGGTTTAACTGCAGCCCGTGCGAAGTCTCCCGACAACAGGACTCCCTTCATGACCAACCTACAGCTCTGAGCAG CGTTTTCTCAAAACTCCATCATCCCACGGAGTTATTCGGCGTTGCTGTGCAGCCACAGGCAAGCAAATGTCTGAAGCTTGGCCGGCCTAAACCTGCAGTGCCGCGGCAGGTGGAGTTTCCTTATCCGGTATACGGAAGGAACGTGTGCAACTCAATGGTCGGTTTGCCTCAAGCGCAGGTG GGTATTGGATCCATCTCCCATATTCTGGAATCTGCAAAGCACCAGGATCTGATCATGCCCCGAAACTTCAGCTTCAGTTACCAGCAGGATGCAGGGTTGGAAAAGACAGCGCTGTGCGATGAGAACAAGCAGGCTATTGAATCCGAAGTTTGGATTAAGATGGAGGGAA GAGAGGAGCTGAGGAAACCTATGCCCCCTGCCAGAcgtgggcggggcaggaggaggcAGACATGCCCTCAGCGCCACGCCCTCAATGACATCCAGAACGCAGTGGTGGGCATCGGCCACAAGGCCAGCTTGAAGCCCGAGGAGGCTGGTGAGAATTCAcaaaggagggagagacacaaCATTATGGAGCGAGATCGCAG GCGGAGGATTCGTATCTGCTGTGATGAGCTGAACATGCTGGTGCCGTTTTGCAACCGAGACACGGACAAGGCCACCACCCTGCAGTGGACCACCGCCTTTCTCAAATACATCAAGGAGATCCATGGGGACAGTCTCAAAATG CTATGGTAG